The following is a genomic window from Candidatus Nezhaarchaeota archaeon.
CTTGCTCACAACCAATAGCTGCTGAGGGGCATGTGCCGCAAGCAAAGGTTCTTGCATAGGTTATATCAAACTCGTGCCCGCACTTTGGGCATATAATGACTCTTGATCCCGCTTTTAACCTCATTTCCTCATTCCTCCTCTATACACTTCTAGAAGCCCTTTAAAACAGTTTCACTTAGATTAGTTATGAGGGTGCACCTTGAACATCTTGTACTTGACGTCGTTGGCTAAAGTCCTGCTATGCGCCACTATCTTAAGTTTAGCATCCTTTGAGGACTGGAGGACTAGAGAAGTAAGGGATCTCCTCTGGATTTTAATGGGTACAACCTGTGGTGTATTAACTGTGGTCGAGATCCTTATGAGCCACTCATTTGAGAGGATTATAATCGCAGCTATGTCGGCTGGAGTGTGTCTAGCAGCAGGCATTTTGCTCTATTATGCTGGATTCTTTGGAGGAGCTGATGCTAAGTGCTTATGGTGTTTAGGAGTAGCGCTACCTTACAACCCCATGGAGTATCTTGGATTTAGCACGCCAGGAGCTCAGAGCCCCATATTCTCCCTATCGATCTTCAATAACTCAATCTTGACGGCTGCTGCCTTAGCCTTTGGAATAGCTTGCTTTAATTTAGCTAGGAGGTTGAGAGGGCCTCTGTTCTCGGAGGGTGAAGAGGGTAGTGTGTTTAAGAGGGTTGTGGTCTTGCTTTTAGGCTATAAGATGAGCATTTCAAGAGCATTGAGAAAGAGGAACTTCTACTTCCTCCTCGAAGAGCTTCGCATGAGAAATGGAGGGGTTGATAGGAGGTTTAGGCTATTTACGAGGTGCTCAGACGATAGTCTCTATCCCACGCTTGAGGAGATGGTTAAAAGAGGTATTGTGAGGGAAGATGGCGGGATCTGGGTTTCGCCAGCCGTACCACTCATCGTGAACATGACTATCGGTCTGGTCATAGCGCTCCTATACGGTGACCTCATTATGTCAATAGCTAAAGAGCTTCTAAGATCAATCCTATAATAG
Proteins encoded in this region:
- a CDS encoding prepilin peptidase, whose amino-acid sequence is MNILYLTSLAKVLLCATILSLASFEDWRTREVRDLLWILMGTTCGVLTVVEILMSHSFERIIIAAMSAGVCLAAGILLYYAGFFGGADAKCLWCLGVALPYNPMEYLGFSTPGAQSPIFSLSIFNNSILTAAALAFGIACFNLARRLRGPLFSEGEEGSVFKRVVVLLLGYKMSISRALRKRNFYFLLEELRMRNGGVDRRFRLFTRCSDDSLYPTLEEMVKRGIVREDGGIWVSPAVPLIVNMTIGLVIALLYGDLIMSIAKELLRSIL